The Nocardia arthritidis genome has a window encoding:
- a CDS encoding aquaporin, whose amino-acid sequence MSPTAQEVVEEVTENAPTSESKKWAAEALGTFVLVIGGVGTAVLAGQRVGALGTALAFGLTLMFLVYAIGPISGCHVNPAVTVGQLLLGRISGLTAAGYVIAQLIGAFLAGIVLFALAKNLPSYDRAVNGLGANGWGRHSPSAETGPLGQVVVADGYGMAAMIIVEVMLTALLVFVVLASTDQLSDVPLAGLSIGVTLAVIHLVSIPVDNTSVNPARSLGVAPYQDGAMGQVWAFVVFPVIGGALGALLYGMLFGRSRPLVS is encoded by the coding sequence ATGTCTCCAACGGCTCAGGAAGTGGTCGAGGAAGTAACCGAGAACGCGCCGACTTCGGAGTCCAAGAAGTGGGCGGCCGAGGCGTTGGGCACCTTCGTACTGGTCATCGGCGGCGTCGGCACTGCGGTGCTGGCCGGCCAGCGGGTCGGCGCGCTCGGTACCGCGCTGGCCTTCGGGCTGACACTGATGTTCCTCGTCTACGCGATCGGGCCGATCTCGGGCTGTCACGTGAATCCGGCTGTCACCGTGGGTCAGTTGCTGCTCGGCCGGATTTCCGGGCTCACCGCGGCCGGCTATGTGATCGCGCAGCTGATCGGCGCGTTCCTGGCCGGCATCGTGCTGTTCGCGCTGGCGAAGAACCTGCCGTCCTACGATCGCGCGGTGAACGGTCTCGGCGCGAACGGCTGGGGCAGGCACAGCCCGTCGGCGGAGACCGGTCCACTGGGCCAGGTGGTGGTCGCGGACGGTTACGGGATGGCGGCGATGATCATCGTCGAGGTGATGCTCACCGCGCTGCTGGTGTTCGTGGTGCTGGCCTCGACCGATCAGCTGTCGGACGTGCCGCTGGCCGGGTTGTCGATCGGCGTCACCCTGGCCGTGATCCACCTGGTCTCCATTCCGGTCGACAACACCTCGGTGAATCCGGCCCGCAGTCTCGGCGTCGCGCCCTATCAGGACGGAGCTATGGGGCAGGTGTGGGCGTTCGTGGTGTTCCCGGTGATCGGCGGGGCGCTCGGCGCGCTCCTCTATGGGATGCTGTTCGGCCGATCGCGGCCGCTGGTGTCCTGA
- a CDS encoding DUF5360 family protein gives MNRVLGPTKVAMLITDIGFLLYWAAAFARLIPPDLAYKDYTNPILSDWNFSFVALDLAASATGLASLCRVSGSRTLMTVSLTLTSTAGLQAIAFWALRGDFSVLWWVPNLFLLLFPLPALVTLTCTATPPGRTAD, from the coding sequence ATGAATCGGGTGCTCGGGCCGACCAAGGTGGCCATGCTGATCACCGATATCGGCTTCCTGCTGTACTGGGCCGCCGCCTTCGCCCGGCTGATCCCACCGGATCTGGCCTACAAGGATTACACCAACCCGATTCTCAGCGACTGGAATTTCTCGTTCGTCGCACTCGATCTGGCCGCCAGCGCAACGGGTTTGGCGAGCCTGTGCCGGGTGTCCGGATCACGGACGCTGATGACGGTGTCGCTGACGCTGACGAGCACCGCAGGACTGCAGGCGATCGCGTTCTGGGCGCTGCGCGGCGATTTCAGCGTGCTGTGGTGGGTGCCCAACCTCTTCCTGCTGCTGTTCCCGCTGCCCGCCCTGGTGACGTTGACCTGCACGGCAACGCCACCGGGCCGCACCGCCGACTGA
- a CDS encoding type II toxin-antitoxin system PemK/MazF family toxin gives MARSWNSLGKQLGLLAKEQGPRLVRQQGPRLVDKLVGTLAQRRPSGVAVRPAASTPVPTGERARQIVYAPHLDGRADPGEIVWTWVPFEEDPHNGKDRPVLVVGRERRTLLGLMLSSNPERAYDRNWIGIGRGSWDPDGRPSWVRLDRVLDVPEAGIRREGAILARKTFDLVAHRLCAEYAWH, from the coding sequence ATGGCCCGAAGTTGGAACTCACTCGGCAAACAGCTAGGTCTCCTTGCGAAGGAGCAGGGGCCCAGACTCGTTCGCCAGCAGGGACCGCGACTGGTCGACAAGCTGGTCGGGACGCTGGCCCAGCGCCGCCCTTCGGGGGTGGCGGTGCGTCCGGCGGCCTCGACGCCGGTGCCGACCGGGGAGCGGGCCCGCCAGATCGTGTACGCGCCGCACCTGGACGGGCGGGCCGATCCGGGCGAGATCGTCTGGACCTGGGTGCCGTTCGAGGAGGATCCGCACAACGGCAAGGACCGCCCGGTGCTGGTGGTGGGGCGCGAGCGCCGCACGCTGCTCGGGCTCATGCTGTCGTCGAATCCGGAACGCGCATACGATCGCAACTGGATCGGAATCGGCAGGGGCAGTTGGGATCCCGACGGCAGGCCGAGCTGGGTCCGGTTGGACCGGGTGCTCGACGTGCCGGAGGCGGGCATCCGCCGGGAGGGCGCCATCCTGGCGCGCAAGACATTCGACCTGGTGGCCCACCGGCTCTGCGCCGAATACGCCTGGCACTGA
- the lepA gene encoding translation elongation factor 4, with translation MGRYGAQFPTSTRSPVAPSFADTTFTDPSRIRNFCIIAHIDHGKSTLADRMLQLTGVVEERAMRAQYLDRMDIERERGITIKAQNVRLPWQVDGTDYVMHLIDTPGHVDFTYEVSRALEACEGAVLLVDAAQGIEAQTLANLYLALDKDLTIIPVLNKIDLPAADPDRYAAELAHIVGCDPSEVLRVSGKTGVGVPELLNEVIRQVPPPVGDADAPARAMIFDSVYDTYRGVVTYVRVVDGKLTPREKIKMMSTGATHELLEIGIVSPEPKPTSGLGVGEVGYLITGVKDVRQSKVGDTVTHARGGATEPLTGYREPRPMVYSGLYPVDGSDYPDLRDALEKLQLNDAALSYTPETSVALGFGFRCGFLGLLHMEITRERLQREFDLDLISTAPNVVYRVEMEDGTEHIVTNPSYWPEGKTRSVFEPIVKCTVISPSEFIGSIMELCQSRRGELGGMDYLSDTRVELRYTMPMAEIIFDFFDSLKSRTRGYASLDYEEAGEQESQLVKVDILLQGEAVDAFSAIVHKDAAQAYGHKMTTKLRELIPRQQFEVPIQAAIGSKIIARENIRAIRKDVLAKCYGGDISRKRKLLEKQKEGKKRMKTIGRVDVPQEAFVAALSSDAQSDKPKDKK, from the coding sequence ATGGGACGATATGGTGCGCAGTTTCCGACATCAACCAGGAGTCCCGTGGCCCCCAGCTTCGCCGACACGACGTTCACCGATCCGTCCCGGATCCGGAACTTTTGCATCATCGCACATATCGACCACGGCAAATCGACGCTGGCCGATCGGATGTTGCAGCTCACCGGTGTGGTCGAGGAGCGGGCTATGCGCGCCCAGTACCTGGACCGGATGGATATCGAACGCGAACGCGGCATCACCATCAAGGCGCAGAATGTGCGGCTGCCGTGGCAGGTCGACGGCACCGACTACGTCATGCACCTCATCGACACGCCCGGCCACGTCGACTTCACCTATGAGGTGTCGCGTGCGCTGGAGGCCTGCGAGGGCGCGGTCCTGCTGGTCGACGCGGCGCAGGGGATCGAGGCGCAGACGCTGGCCAACCTGTACCTGGCGCTGGACAAGGATCTGACGATCATCCCGGTGCTGAACAAGATCGACCTGCCCGCCGCCGACCCGGACCGCTACGCCGCCGAGCTCGCGCACATCGTCGGCTGCGATCCGTCGGAGGTGCTGCGCGTCTCCGGTAAGACCGGCGTCGGCGTCCCGGAACTGCTGAACGAGGTGATCCGGCAGGTGCCGCCGCCCGTCGGCGATGCCGACGCGCCCGCGCGCGCAATGATTTTCGACTCGGTGTACGACACCTACCGCGGTGTCGTCACCTATGTCCGCGTGGTGGACGGCAAGCTCACCCCGCGCGAGAAGATCAAGATGATGTCCACCGGCGCCACCCACGAACTGCTGGAAATCGGCATCGTCTCACCGGAACCCAAGCCGACGAGCGGTCTCGGCGTCGGCGAGGTGGGCTATCTGATCACCGGCGTGAAGGATGTGCGCCAGTCGAAGGTCGGCGACACCGTGACGCACGCGCGCGGCGGCGCCACCGAACCGCTCACCGGCTACCGGGAACCGCGGCCCATGGTCTACTCGGGCCTGTACCCGGTGGACGGCTCCGACTACCCGGACCTGCGCGACGCGCTGGAAAAGTTGCAGCTCAACGACGCCGCCCTCAGCTACACCCCGGAAACGTCGGTGGCGCTCGGCTTCGGCTTCCGCTGCGGCTTCCTCGGACTGCTACATATGGAGATCACCCGCGAGCGGCTGCAGCGCGAATTCGATCTCGACCTCATCTCCACCGCGCCCAACGTGGTGTACCGGGTGGAGATGGAGGACGGCACCGAACATATCGTCACGAACCCGTCGTACTGGCCGGAAGGCAAGACGCGCAGCGTATTCGAGCCGATCGTCAAGTGCACCGTCATCTCGCCGAGCGAATTCATCGGCTCGATCATGGAGCTGTGTCAGTCGCGCCGCGGTGAACTCGGCGGCATGGACTACCTGTCCGACACCCGGGTGGAGCTGCGCTACACCATGCCGATGGCCGAGATCATCTTCGACTTCTTCGACTCGCTGAAATCGCGCACCCGCGGCTACGCCTCGCTCGACTACGAGGAGGCGGGCGAGCAGGAATCGCAGCTGGTGAAGGTGGACATCCTGTTGCAGGGTGAGGCGGTGGACGCGTTCAGCGCGATCGTGCACAAGGACGCCGCCCAGGCCTACGGCCACAAGATGACCACCAAACTGCGCGAGCTCATCCCGCGCCAGCAGTTCGAGGTGCCCATCCAGGCCGCCATCGGCTCGAAAATCATTGCCCGCGAAAACATTCGGGCCATCCGCAAGGATGTGCTCGCCAAGTGCTACGGCGGTGACATCAGCCGCAAACGCAAACTGCTGGAAAAGCAGAAGGAGGGCAAGAAGCGGATGAAGACCATCGGCCGGGTCGATGTCCCGCAGGAGGCCTTCGTCGCCGCGCTGTCCTCCGACGCGCAGTCGGATAAGCCGAAGGACAAGAAGTGA
- a CDS encoding Uma2 family endonuclease has protein sequence MTAVEEGRILTTEFESIARAVERETEGVLVEFIDGKLGVKGVPDGDHNRILNWLLMTLMPLHPALFLHIAGQGLAVGAYRRGRARPDGVLAPPDAFVGAGEWASADQAVMVVEVTSPDSDSNRRDRCEKPIAYADASIPIYLLIDRDSAEVVVHSQPSAGRYQDVHRYAFGLEVALPEPVGVTLDTEPLKNWID, from the coding sequence ATGACTGCGGTAGAAGAGGGGCGGATCCTCACCACCGAGTTCGAGTCGATCGCTCGTGCAGTCGAACGAGAGACCGAGGGTGTGCTCGTCGAGTTCATCGACGGAAAATTGGGGGTCAAGGGAGTGCCGGACGGTGATCACAATCGGATCCTCAACTGGCTGTTGATGACGCTGATGCCGTTGCATCCGGCCTTGTTCCTGCATATCGCCGGGCAAGGCCTCGCTGTGGGGGCATACCGCAGGGGTCGGGCGCGACCGGATGGCGTACTTGCCCCACCGGATGCTTTTGTCGGCGCTGGCGAATGGGCGTCTGCGGATCAGGCCGTGATGGTTGTGGAAGTCACCTCACCTGACTCCGACAGCAATCGACGGGATCGATGCGAGAAGCCGATCGCTTACGCGGACGCGAGCATTCCGATCTACCTACTGATCGATCGCGATTCAGCCGAGGTTGTCGTACACAGCCAGCCGAGCGCCGGACGGTATCAGGATGTGCACCGCTATGCCTTCGGACTGGAAGTGGCATTGCCCGAGCCTGTGGGTGTCACACTCGACACCGAGCCGCTCAAGAACTGGATCGACTGA
- a CDS encoding sensor histidine kinase, producing MTGILAERPSSSDRRHLRKTARPPHRRERRSPSLRTRVALVSGAVAALVALTLGITYTALLGAAGSRQLDDTLSSLGVTIAGPRQGVPAQPLSPDVAGSLAKTGTPFATAQPNPGSPHVGNAPTQPDQAPSQPGNAPAPPNPATPQPNPGSPNEGSPPPPSDHAPSQTKPAAPQVNQAPEPRDERQVTVPRDETLAKVDGLPGVTVALNPDRDRVDAAVRNSQLIGVAIGVAGVALAALLGWLLAGYAAQPLRRLATATHGIDTLDELPPLSGRGAREAEELSDAITRMLARLESAHTATTRALAGARDFAAVCAHELRTPLTALRTDLQVLATKDIPTEQRHAIMSDVLLAEQQIETTLTDLERLAVGELTESDAFETFELCETLDRAVQDAQRRHPDTHIELTSCTPVTVTGLPGGIMLIVTNAVANAVQHGKARNISVTADSTGDTVELLIDDDGTGIPEPLRRKAFDRFVKSPGSPGSGLGLALIRQQAELHSGTAELNESPSGGTRLRVRLDTGVRLSRSSS from the coding sequence ATGACCGGAATACTGGCCGAACGTCCGTCGAGTTCGGATCGGCGGCACCTTCGAAAGACGGCCCGGCCGCCGCACCGGCGGGAACGTCGCTCGCCATCGCTGCGGACCCGGGTCGCGCTGGTGTCCGGAGCCGTTGCCGCGCTGGTGGCGCTGACATTGGGCATCACCTATACCGCGCTGCTCGGTGCGGCCGGGTCGCGTCAGCTCGACGACACCCTTTCCTCGCTCGGGGTCACCATCGCGGGGCCTCGGCAAGGTGTTCCGGCGCAACCTCTTTCGCCGGATGTCGCCGGATCGCTGGCCAAGACCGGGACGCCGTTCGCCACCGCGCAACCGAATCCGGGTTCGCCGCATGTGGGTAACGCGCCGACGCAACCGGACCAGGCGCCGTCGCAGCCCGGTAACGCACCGGCGCCACCGAATCCCGCGACGCCGCAGCCGAATCCTGGATCGCCGAACGAAGGTAGCCCGCCGCCTCCATCGGATCACGCACCATCGCAGACGAAACCCGCCGCACCGCAAGTGAATCAGGCGCCTGAGCCGCGAGACGAGCGGCAGGTCACCGTTCCCCGGGACGAGACGCTGGCCAAAGTGGACGGGCTGCCCGGCGTCACGGTCGCGCTCAACCCCGACCGCGACCGGGTCGACGCAGCGGTGCGGAACAGCCAATTGATCGGTGTCGCAATAGGAGTCGCGGGCGTCGCGCTGGCGGCGCTGCTCGGCTGGCTGCTCGCGGGCTACGCGGCCCAACCGCTGCGCAGGCTCGCCACCGCCACCCATGGCATCGACACCCTCGATGAGCTGCCGCCGCTGTCCGGCCGCGGCGCCCGCGAGGCGGAGGAACTCTCCGACGCCATCACCAGGATGCTGGCCCGCCTGGAGTCCGCGCACACCGCGACAACTCGCGCACTGGCCGGCGCCCGGGATTTCGCCGCGGTCTGCGCACATGAGCTGCGCACCCCGCTCACGGCCCTGCGCACCGATCTACAAGTGTTGGCCACCAAGGACATTCCCACCGAACAGCGCCACGCCATCATGTCGGACGTCCTACTTGCCGAACAGCAGATCGAGACCACACTAACCGATCTGGAGCGCCTGGCCGTCGGCGAACTCACCGAATCCGACGCCTTCGAAACCTTCGAACTCTGCGAAACCCTGGACCGCGCGGTGCAGGACGCCCAGCGTCGGCATCCGGATACGCATATCGAACTCACCAGCTGCACCCCGGTAACCGTCACCGGGCTGCCCGGCGGAATCATGCTCATCGTCACCAACGCCGTCGCCAACGCCGTTCAACACGGTAAGGCCCGAAATATCAGCGTCACAGCCGATTCCACCGGCGACACGGTCGAGCTGCTGATCGACGACGACGGCACCGGCATCCCGGAACCCTTGCGCCGCAAAGCCTTCGACCGTTTCGTCAAAAGCCCCGGCTCCCCCGGTTCCGGCCTCGGCCTCGCCCTCATCCGCCAACAAGCCGAACTCCACTCGGGCACAGCCGAACTCAACGAAAGTCCATCAGGCGGCACCCGCCTGCGGGTGCGTCTCGACACCGGAGTTCGACTCAGTCGATCCAGTTCTTGA